A portion of the Oxynema aestuarii AP17 genome contains these proteins:
- a CDS encoding NACHT domain-containing protein → MTNSTPTPADALIAALHEPGRENLLDLVRNPLRLTLLCMTWDGSSLQDIQAELYDRYLRKIYEWNRNLHELEKYAERCGTTTTKLKQDSHQQSDILKKLKQNLNRKLGELAKAALNLPQERFRLSQALVEKHLGEELDKTSLGYLALRLGWLNRVGKDGRGDGIFAFYHATFQEYFAALAVEDWDYFLPREHRDRPVDGKRYRIFEKQWKQVILLWLGRGDIEDEEKEAFIRALVEFKGGVRNFYGYQAYFLAAAGINEFKACSLADEIVRQIVKWGFGYFDIEKQEWQTFLDPIEKAARKAIPETIRQLAIIEFTAIIKNCSDEGIRRQAAASLGEIGQGNPDAIAELLQVIRTTEDEHTRRQVAESLGKIGQGNPDAIAELLQIIRTTEDKDTRRRAAASLGEILTTSQHYAGVVTALKDCLSDEVHQNNFDRFDECYKLIWNCAENLPYPEFYQAWHHPPTTPHPEVEDNTPATPFTQQCNLALLPQILNQAIQTHPVNCQIICIDGSRFSDPSNPALQIYTTLKKAGCRPSPDGKPRTIADLQAYCEDDLSEHQIALIFYEEPTDPPPQGFDIAVLNQLARFSHPPIAVVVPQPLPECRLPQFLESDPDLMATLLQWLQNLDR, encoded by the coding sequence ATGACAAATTCAACCCCAACTCCTGCCGATGCGCTAATTGCCGCCCTCCATGAACCGGGACGGGAAAACCTCCTCGATTTAGTCCGAAATCCCTTGCGTTTGACCTTGCTCTGCATGACTTGGGATGGGTCATCGTTGCAGGACATTCAGGCGGAGTTATATGACCGTTACCTGCGAAAGATTTATGAGTGGAATCGGAATTTGCATGAGTTGGAAAAGTATGCGGAACGTTGTGGCACGACTACCACGAAATTAAAGCAGGATTCGCATCAGCAATCAGATATACTGAAAAAATTAAAGCAGAATTTGAATCGTAAATTGGGGGAACTGGCAAAGGCGGCGCTGAATTTGCCCCAGGAGCGATTTCGGTTATCACAGGCTTTGGTAGAAAAGCATCTAGGGGAGGAATTGGATAAGACTTCCTTGGGTTATTTGGCGTTGCGGTTGGGTTGGTTAAATCGGGTGGGCAAAGATGGGCGCGGCGATGGAATTTTTGCCTTTTATCATGCGACGTTTCAGGAGTATTTTGCAGCCTTGGCGGTGGAGGATTGGGATTATTTTTTACCGAGGGAGCATCGCGATCGTCCGGTGGACGGGAAACGGTATCGGATTTTTGAGAAGCAGTGGAAGCAGGTGATTTTGTTGTGGTTGGGGCGTGGTGATATTGAGGATGAGGAGAAGGAGGCATTTATTCGGGCGTTAGTTGAGTTTAAAGGTGGGGTCAGAAATTTTTATGGATATCAAGCCTATTTTTTAGCAGCAGCAGGAATTAATGAGTTTAAGGCTTGTTCTCTTGCGGATGAGATTGTGCGACAGATAGTGAAGTGGGGGTTTGGTTATTTCGATATTGAGAAACAGGAATGGCAAACTTTTCTCGACCCAATTGAAAAAGCGGCAAGAAAGGCGATACCTGAAACCATTAGACAACTGGCGATTATAGAATTCACTGCAATCATTAAGAATTGCTCAGATGAAGGTATCCGTAGGCAGGCGGCAGCGAGTTTAGGGGAAATCGGACAAGGAAATCCCGATGCGATCGCGGAGTTGCTCCAAGTTATCCGCACTACTGAGGATGAACATACCCGTAGGCAGGTGGCAGAGAGTTTAGGGAAAATCGGACAAGGAAATCCCGATGCGATCGCGGAGTTGCTCCAAATTATCCGCACTACTGAGGATAAAGATACCCGTAGGCGGGCGGCAGCGAGTTTAGGGGAAATCCTCACCACCTCCCAACACTATGCAGGAGTCGTCACCGCTTTAAAAGACTGTCTAAGCGATGAAGTTCACCAAAACAACTTTGACCGATTCGACGAATGCTACAAACTCATCTGGAACTGTGCCGAAAATCTCCCCTATCCCGAATTTTATCAAGCATGGCACCATCCCCCCACGACTCCCCATCCCGAAGTGGAAGACAACACCCCCGCCACCCCCTTTACCCAACAGTGCAACCTCGCCCTTCTCCCCCAAATCCTCAACCAAGCCATCCAAACCCACCCCGTCAACTGCCAAATCATTTGCATCGACGGCAGCCGCTTCAGCGACCCCAGCAACCCCGCCCTGCAAATCTACACCACCTTGAAAAAAGCCGGCTGTCGCCCCAGTCCCGACGGTAAACCCCGCACCATTGCCGACTTACAAGCCTACTGCGAAGATGACCTCAGCGAACATCAAATCGCCCTCATCTTCTACGAAGAACCCACCGATCCACCCCCCCAAGGGTTTGATATCGCCGTACTCAATCAACTCGCCCGGTTTAGCCATCCCCCCATTGCCGTGGTTGTCCCCCAACCCCTCCCGGAGTGCCGACTCCCGCAATTCCTAGAAAGCGACCCGGATTTGATGGCAACTCTCCTCCAGTGGTTGCAAAACTTGGACAGATAA
- a CDS encoding NACHT domain-containing protein gives MVNPFVKLTIAGGCVLGGVAFPPLLAGEGIVWGTALATALGSVAAGNAANVVDALLDGEGQISLENQDLTKAVGKAIAAVITLAAKQYPGKTRQYLEKIAAQAKDNWVKIAQQELTQHRYPELREAKLDQFLTPQEYQLTQQGNLTDTEWSDIFIRLNMKACKGGGFPIPAQVRQEVAELLHTTFPKALRETLKEDFAKDGKAWAGLTLQLLTGMQAQLSQLQASQGEVNVGEFSQILQQFQELETQLRGSVSQQQAFFTEISGRIDSGFAEVCQRLGVMETQITQLLQGLEKTLESLVAEIRSHFDVANPHLSLAEWRSIAELMLAERQALTANPAFKRVDVYVPLALVERRQTKERKPGLSLENREEGEREEGEREEEKITPIAEDEFFDRVLRQGKSPQSRGRRIAVIGEPGSGKTTRLQAIADWILAEHLGIPIWIELAQFTEPTLVDYLEKWLKSAGVEGAIASLQDHKEHLWLLMDGLDERVARIERPHVSQLLTGWMGLGRVIITCRVNVWEADRNAFSGFDVYRNLPFEADQMETFIRRFFAQSDREQ, from the coding sequence ATGGTTAACCCATTCGTCAAGCTCACCATTGCAGGTGGTTGTGTGTTGGGGGGTGTGGCTTTTCCCCCGTTGTTGGCTGGGGAGGGGATCGTTTGGGGCACCGCTTTGGCAACGGCGTTGGGTAGTGTGGCGGCGGGGAATGCAGCCAATGTGGTGGATGCGCTACTGGATGGGGAAGGACAGATTTCTCTGGAGAATCAGGATTTAACCAAAGCCGTGGGGAAAGCCATAGCCGCCGTCATCACCCTCGCCGCCAAACAATACCCAGGCAAAACCCGCCAATATCTCGAAAAAATCGCCGCCCAAGCCAAAGATAACTGGGTCAAAATCGCCCAACAGGAACTCACCCAACACCGTTACCCCGAACTGCGAGAAGCGAAACTCGACCAATTTCTCACTCCCCAAGAATACCAACTCACCCAACAAGGCAACCTCACTGATACAGAATGGAGTGATATCTTCATCCGCCTCAACATGAAAGCCTGTAAAGGGGGTGGGTTTCCGATTCCCGCACAGGTGCGTCAAGAAGTTGCGGAATTACTGCATACCACCTTCCCAAAAGCCTTGCGAGAAACCCTCAAGGAAGACTTTGCCAAGGATGGGAAAGCATGGGCGGGGTTAACGTTGCAGTTACTCACCGGAATGCAAGCGCAACTGAGCCAACTGCAAGCCAGTCAAGGGGAAGTAAATGTTGGGGAGTTCAGCCAAATCCTGCAACAGTTTCAGGAATTGGAAACCCAGTTACGGGGAAGTGTTAGCCAGCAGCAGGCATTTTTTACGGAGATTTCTGGCAGAATTGATTCCGGTTTTGCAGAAGTCTGTCAACGGTTGGGGGTGATGGAAACCCAGATTACTCAGTTGTTGCAAGGACTGGAAAAGACTCTAGAAAGTTTGGTGGCAGAAATTCGATCGCATTTTGATGTCGCTAACCCCCATCTTTCCTTAGCAGAATGGCGATCGATTGCCGAGTTAATGCTAGCTGAACGACAGGCATTAACGGCTAATCCGGCATTTAAGCGAGTGGATGTTTATGTGCCGTTGGCATTGGTGGAACGTCGCCAAACTAAGGAACGGAAACCGGGGTTAAGTCTGGAAAACCGAGAAGAGGGGGAACGGGAAGAGGGGGAACGGGAAGAAGAGAAAATAACTCCCATCGCCGAGGATGAGTTTTTCGATCGGGTTTTGCGGCAGGGGAAAAGTCCCCAAAGTCGGGGGCGACGGATTGCGGTGATTGGCGAACCGGGGTCAGGAAAAACGACGCGATTACAGGCGATCGCCGATTGGATATTGGCAGAACATCTCGGCATCCCGATTTGGATTGAGTTGGCACAATTTACCGAACCGACGCTGGTAGATTATCTGGAAAAATGGCTGAAGTCGGCGGGAGTTGAAGGGGCGATCGCCTCTCTCCAAGACCATAAAGAGCATCTCTGGTTATTGATGGATGGATTGGATGAAAGGGTTGCCCGGATTGAACGTCCCCATGTGTCCCAGTTATTAACGGGGTGGATGGGGTTAGGGCGGGTCATCATCACCTGCCGGGTGAATGTCTGGGAAGCAGATCGAAATGCCTTTTCCGGGTTTGATGTGTATCGGAATTTACCCTTTGAAGCGGATCAAATGGAAACCTTTATCCGGCGATTCTTTGCCCAGAGCGATCGAGAACAGTGA
- a CDS encoding AbrB/MazE/SpoVT family DNA-binding domain-containing protein, with amino-acid sequence MSTVIRTRIVKIGNSQGVRIPKLLLEQSGIQTDVEIEVEGDRLTIRTARRLRNGWDQAFAAMAKEQDDVLLDRVNSTDWEQSEWEW; translated from the coding sequence ATGAGTACAGTGATTAGAACCCGAATTGTTAAAATTGGCAACTCCCAAGGTGTGCGTATTCCTAAACTACTCTTAGAGCAAAGCGGTATTCAGACAGATGTTGAAATTGAAGTGGAGGGCGATCGTCTCACGATTCGCACCGCACGACGGTTACGCAACGGCTGGGATCAAGCCTTTGCAGCCATGGCGAAAGAACAAGATGATGTTCTTCTCGATCGAGTCAACAGTACCGACTGGGAGCAAAGTGAATGGGAGTGGTAG
- a CDS encoding type II toxin-antitoxin system PemK/MazF family toxin → MGVVAQRFDVFLVNLDPTIGSEIQKTRPCVIISPDEMNRHIATVIIAPMTTKGKAYPTRIACQFQGKEGKIVLDQIRTIDKTRLVKKLGQISPDEQSGVLDTLAEMFSE, encoded by the coding sequence ATGGGAGTGGTAGCCCAGCGTTTTGATGTTTTTTTGGTTAATCTTGACCCGACAATTGGCAGTGAAATTCAGAAAACACGACCCTGTGTGATTATCTCGCCCGATGAAATGAACCGTCATATTGCCACGGTGATTATTGCACCAATGACGACGAAAGGGAAAGCCTACCCGACGCGGATTGCCTGTCAGTTTCAGGGTAAGGAAGGAAAAATTGTTCTGGATCAAATCCGCACCATTGATAAAACTCGATTGGTCAAAAAACTGGGTCAAATTAGTCCAGATGAGCAAAGCGGAGTTCTCGACACCTTGGCTGAGATGTTTTCCGAATGA